A single genomic interval of Oreochromis aureus strain Israel breed Guangdong linkage group 12, ZZ_aureus, whole genome shotgun sequence harbors:
- the LOC120443036 gene encoding tripartite motif-containing protein 35-like, with protein sequence MAEKLLLEGYLSCHVCSETFRDPVSLSCSHSFCSSCLQKFWEQTKNKNCPICKRQSSRDEPSINVSLKELADSFAKRQSESSPETEKENEDEKEEEKEEVVCDKHPDVPYWYCEDEDRAVCPVCEFSLHQSHKVVPVEEAVSDLKEQLKSDLKSLQDKRNKYKQVEETYNEVREHMKKQLLSTERQIRAEFNKLQQFLKEEEESRLAALREEEEQKGRTISREMKMIEEQISSLSDSISAVEEELQKHSVPFLSSYKDTQSRARAQSSVSDPQLVSGALIDVAKHLGNLSFRVWEKMKEKVHFSPVILDPNTASGWLYLSDDLTSVRQGDTWQQLPDNPERNLYSDVFGSEGFSSGKHSWEVEVGDHPYWLLGLVKGSVDKNISSASPKYGTWCLLHNSGKYCNGDAQTVKVKKSLQRIRVQLDYDRGEVSFYDPEDMTLIYTHRDTFTEKLFPYFYIGRAGDAKTSDIKICQIEISLKTSSL encoded by the exons ATGGCTGAGAAATTGCTTTTAGAAGGTTACCTGAGCTGCCACGTGTGTTCAGAGACTTTCAGAgatcctgtgtctctgagctgcagccacagcttctGTTCAAGCTGCCTGCAGAAATTCTGggaacaaactaaaaacaaaaattgtcCCATTTGTAAAAGACAATCTTCAAGGGATGAACCATCAATAAACGTTTCTCTCAAAGAACTCGCAGACTCCTTTGCTAAGAGGCAGAGTGAGAGCTCAcctgagacagaaaaagaaaatgaggatgaaaaggaggaagagaaggaggaggtggtgtgtgATAAACATCCAGACGTCCCTTACTGGTACTGTGAGGATGAAGACAGAGCTGTGTGTCCTGTGTGTGAGTTTTCTCTCCACCAGAGTCACAAAGTGGTTCCTGTAGAAGAAGCAGTCAGTGACCTGAAGGAGCAGCTGAAATCTGACTTAAAGTCTCTGCAGGACAAGAGAAACAAAtaca aacaagTGGAGGAAACATACAATGAAGTGAGGGAACACATGAAGAAGCAGCTGTTGTCCACAGAGAGGCAGATCAGAGCAGAGTTCAACAAGCTCCAGCAGTtcctgaaagaggaagaggagtccAGACTGGCAGctctgagggaggaagaggagcagaagggGAGGACTATCAGCAGAGAGATGAAGATGATTGAGGAGCAGATCTCCTCTCTGTCAGACAGCATCTCTGCTGTTGAAgaagagctgcagaaacacagtgtGCCATTCCTCAGCAGTTATAAAGACACTCAGAGCAGAGCCAGAGCCCAGAGCTCAGTGTCAGATCCACAGCTGGTCTCAGGAGCACTGATAGATGTggccaaacacctgggcaacctgTCCTTCAGAGTGTgggagaagatgaaggagaaggTCCACTTCAGTCCTGTCAttctggacccaaacactgcAAGTGGCTGGCTCTATCTGTCTGATGATCTGACCAGTGTGAGACAAGGAGACACATGgcagcagcttcctgataaTCCAGAGAGAAACCTGTATTCTGATGTTTTTGGCTCTGAGGGCTTCAGctcagggaaacacagctgggaggtgGAGGTAGGAGACCATCCTTACTGGCTCCTGGGTTTGGTTAAAGGGTCAGTTGATAAGAATATATCTTCTGCATCACCAAAATATGGAACCTGGTGTTTACTGCATAACAGTGGAAAATATTGTAATGGTGATGCTCAGACTGTGAAAGTGAAGAAGAGTCTCCAGAGGATCAGAGTCCAGCTGGACTATGACAGGGGGGAGGTGTCCTTCTATGACCCTGAAGACATGACTCTGATCTACACCCACAGAGACACTTTCACTGAGAAACTCTTCCCATATTTTTACATTGGAAGGGCAGGAGACGCCAAAACCTCTGATATCAAAATCTGTCAGATTGAGATTTCTCTGAAAACGAGTTCTCTGTga
- the LOC120443034 gene encoding tripartite motif-containing protein 35-like: protein MTEKLAIVENYLSCHVCSETFRDPVSLSCSHSFCSSCLQKFWEQTKNKNCPICKRKSSRDETSINISLKELADSFAKRQSESSPETEKEKEEEKEEVVCDKHPDVPYWYCEDEDRAVCPVCEFSLHQSHKVVPVEEAVSDLKEQLKSDLKSLQDKRNKYKQVEETYNEMREHMKKQLLSTERQIRAEFNKLQQFLKEEEESRLAALREEEEQKGRTISREMKMIEEQISSLSDSISAVEEELQKHSVPFLSSYKDTQSRARAQSSVSDPQLVSGALIDVAKHLGNLSFRVWEKMKEKVHFSPVILDPNTANCCLYLSDDLTSVRRGDTKQQLPDNPERNTKYCTLFGSEGLSSGKHSWEVEVGDHPYWIVGLIKESADKNEPCASPEFGIWCLERQTGEYTNGDGQTLTLKKSLQRIRVQLDYDRGEVSFYDPEDMTHIYTHRGTFTEKLFPYFSVGKAGDAKTSDIKICHAEILLKTMMRST, encoded by the coding sequence atGACTGAGAAACTTGCAATCGTAGAAAACTACCTGAGCTGCCATGTGTGTTCAGAGACATTCAGAgatcctgtgtctctgagctgcagccacagcttctGTTCAAGCTGCCTGCAGAAATTCTGggaacaaactaaaaacaaaaactgtcccATTTGTAAGAGAAAATCTTCAAGGGATGAAACATCTATAAACATTTCTCTCAAAGAACTTGCTGACTCCTTTGCTAAGAGGCAGAGTGAGAGCTCAcctgagacagaaaaagaaaaggaggaagagaaggaggaggtggtgtgtgATAAACATCCAGACGTCCCTTACTGGTACTGTGAGGATGAAGACAGAGCTGTGTGTCCTGTGTGTGAGTTTTCTCTCCACCAGAGTCACAAAGTGGTTCCTGTAGAAGAAGCAGTCAGTGACCTGAAGGAGCAGCTGAAATCTGACTTAAAGTCTCTGCAGGACAAGAGGAACAAATACAAACAAGTGGAGGAAACATACAATGAAATGAGGGAACACATGAAGAAGCAGCTGTTGTCCACAGAGAGGCAGATCAGAGCAGAGTTCAACAAGCTCCAGCAGTtcctgaaagaggaagaggagtccAGACTGGCAGctctgagggaggaagaggagcagaagggGAGGACTATCAGCAGAGAGATGAAGATGATTGAGGAGCAGATCTCCTCTCTGTCAGACAGCATCTCTGCTGTTGAAgaagagctgcagaaacacagcgtGCCATTCCTCAGCAGTTATAAAGACACTCAGAGCAGAGCCAGAGCCCAGAGCTCAGTGTCAGATCCACAGCTGGTCTCAGGAGCACTGATAGATGTggccaaacacctgggcaacctgTCCTTCAGAGTGTgggagaagatgaaggagaaggTCCACTTCAGTCCTGTCAttctggacccaaacactgcAAACTGCTGTCTCTATCTGTCTGATGATCTGACCAGTGTGAGGCGTGGAGACACAAAGCAACAGCTTCCTGATAATCCAGAGAGAAACACTAAGTATTGTACTCTTTTTGGCTCTGAGGGCTTGAGctcagggaaacacagctgggaggtggaggtgggagACCATCCTTACTGGATTGTAGGTTTAATTAAAGAGTCAGCTGATAAAAATGAACCTTGTGCATCACCAGAATTTGGAATCTGGTGTTTAGAGCGTCAAACTGGAGAATACACTAATGGTGATGGTCAGACTCTCACACTGAAGAAGAGTCTCCAGAGGATCAGAGTCCAGCTGGACTATGACAGGGGGGAGGTGTCCTTCTATGACCCTGAAGACATGACTCACATCTACACTCACAGAGGCACTTTCACTGAGAAACTCTTCCCAtatttcagtgttggaaaggcAGGAGACGCCAAAACGTCTGATATCAAAATCTGTCACGCTGAgattttattgaaaacaatgaTGAGGTcgacgtga